CGGGCCTTCATCGCGGCCGTGCGCGCGGCCGGCGCGCGCGTCGTGGTCGCGCGCGGCAACCACGACCGGGGCATCGAGGCGATGGTCGGCGAGGGCGTTCCCGTCGTGGACGCGCTCGACCTCGGCGGCGTGCGCGTCGCGCACGGCCACGCCCGCGTCGCGCGCCCGCGGGGCGGTCTCCTCGCGACGGGCCACCAGCACCCGGTGCTCGCGCTTGCGGACGCCGTCGGCGCCGAGGCCCGCTTTCCGGCGTTCCTCTACGCGCCCGCGCGCGGCCATCTCGTGCTGCCTTCGCTGTCGCCCTGGGCGCGCGGCGCGGACTTCGTGCGCGCGCCGGCCTTCCAGGGCCCGGTCCTCTCCCGCCTCGATCCGGCGGACTTCGAGGCCTGGGGCGTCATGGACGACCGCGTGCTTCCGTTCGGTCCCCTCGGCGTCCTCGCGCGAGCGCTCGCGCGATGACGGCCGCGAGCGCCGCGGCGACGATGCCGGGCGCCGGGACGCCGCGGGCGTGTTCTGCCGGCCCCTCTTCCGGCGCGGACGCGGGTTCCGGCGCGGCCACCACGAACGGCACCTCGAGGACGGGCCCGCTCGCGCCGTCGAGACCCTCCGCGCGAAGCTGGACGACGTGACGCCCGGGGGCGAGGTCCGCGGTCGCGACGACGAGCGACCAGGGCGTCGCGAGGCCGGGAACGGGGCGCCAGGGGCCCTGGTCGAGGCGCCACGCGAGGAGTTTCGGGGGGGCCGCGCTCTCGACGAGGCCGGAGAGGCGGAGGAACGCCGGAACCGGGCCCGCGGGACTCGTCGAGAGCACGACGACGGGTCCGGAGCGCGCGATCGCGACGGGGATCGTCGTCTCCTCGAACCGGTCGGGCGCGGCGTAGGCGCGGATGGCGAGGGTTCGGACGCCGATGGGCTCGCGCGAGACGTCCATTTCGAGACGCCACCGCGTGCCTTCGACGGCCACGGGGAACCACGGGCCCTCGTCGAGGCGCGCGCGGATCTCGAGCGGCGTCGCGGGCGCGTGGGCGTTGCCGGCCACGACGAGCCTCGCATCCCCTGGAACCACGGGCTCGTCCACGGTGAGGAGGAGCCCCTCGATCCCCGCGGGCGCGTTCTCGACGACGAAGGGCACGACGGCGTGGGTTTCGGCGCGGCCGTCGCTCGCCTTCACGCGGAGATCGTAGGGACCGTTCTCGAGGCCGCGGGTGTCGAGGTCGAGGCTCCACGAACCGCCGCCGGTCGCGCGCGCCCAGCGGCCGCCGGACGGGCTCACGGTCGCGTTTTCGCGCGCGAGTAACCAGAAGACCTCGACGAATCCGCGGTCGTCGCCCGCGGCTCCGTGGAAGGCGACACGACCGCGCACGACGGACCCCGGCTGCGGGAAGGCGACCGCGAGCGTGGGAGGCGCATCGGGGGTCAAGGCGTCCTCGACGAGGACGACGCCGGTCGCGCGCGACGACGCGCCCTCGTCGTCGGTCACGTGGAGCGTCACGGGATGGGACCCCGCGCGCGCGAAGCGCGCTTCCGCGACGGGTCCGCCTTCGCGCTCCGCGACGCCGTCGCCGTCAAGGTCCCAGGCGAAGCGTACGATGCGGCCGTCGGGATCGACGCCCTCGCCCGAGACGCGGACGGGGACGCCGGGAGCGGTTTTGAAGGGGCCCCCGACGCGCGCGACCGGCGGGAGGTTCGCGACCTTGAACGCGAGGCGGGCGCTCGACGAGGCGCCCGCGTCGTCCCAGGCCGTGAAGGTGACGTCGTAGAGCCCGCTTCGCGCGTAGGCGTGGCGGACGAGGCGGCCCTCCGCGTCGAGGCCCGGGTCGCACGCGGGGAGCCGGTGGTCGGCGCTCGGCGGCGCGGCGCAGCCCTTCGCGTCCCCGAAATCCCAGAGAACGCGGGCGATGCGCCCGTCGGGGTCGCGCGCGAGGCCCGCGAACGTGACGGTCGCGAGGGCGTCCGCGTGCTCCGGGAGGGCCGCGACCGCGACGATCGGCGGATGGTTCAGGACGACGATCTCGCGCTCGGCGATCGAGGTCGCGCCGCGGTCGTCCGTGACGGCGAGGCGCACGAGGTACGCGCCGGCGGCCGCATACACGTGGTGCGCGACCGCTTCGCGCGAGGCGTTGCCGTCGCCGAAATCCCAGTGCCACGCGACGATCTCGCCGTCGAGCTTCGCGGAGGCGTCGCGGAAGAGCGCGGCGTCCATCGCGAGCGGGGATGCGGGAACGACCGTGAATCCGGCGCGCGGCGCGATGTTCGCGATGGTGATCGTCCGCGACGCGCTCGACGCTTCGCCGAGCGCGTCCGTCACGGTGAGGGTCACGTCGAATACGCCTCTGGGGAACCGGTGCGTCGGATGGCGCTCGCGGCTCGAGGCGCCGTCGCCGAAGCTCCAGTGCCACGCGGCGAGATCCCCCGGCCCGTCGCGGTCCGTCGAGAGGTCGGAGAACCGGATCGTGTCGAGGCTCGTCGCGACCGTGCGGTCGGAGGTGAACGCGGCCGCTGGTCGGGCGTTCGGAACCACCGTTTCGAAGGAGACCGGGTTGCTCACGGCGCCCTGGTCGTCGCGCACGACGAGGGAGACTTCGTGCGCGCCGCGTTTCGGGAAGCTCTCGCGCGCGAGGGGCTCGCCGCGGAAGGGGGTCCACGCGGCGTCGCGGCCGACGCGCCAGCTCCAGCCCGCGACGACGCCGTCGGGGTCGTGGGAGCCGGAGCCGTCGAGGAGGGTCGGAACGCCGGCCGAGGCCGGAGGCGCGGCAAGCCGCGCCTGCGCCACGGGCGGCCGGTTCGTCGCGAGGACCCAGCGCGTTGCGACGCCTTCGTTCCCCTCGCCGTCGCGCGCCTTGAGCACGACGAGGTGGAACCCGGGCCTCGCGAGGCTGAAGGACGCGTCCGCGCCCTCGGCGACGCGCGCGCCGTCGACGAACCATTCGACGGAGGCGAGCGGGCTCGAGGCCTCGGCGCGCGCCCGGAGGGTCGTGAAGGTCGGCGCGACGAGCGGATCGAGCGTCGCCTTGAGCGCGTGGGGCGCTCCGAGGCGGACGACGATCTGCGACGGGATGCCCCCGGGGACACGCGCCTCGAGGACGTGGTCGCCTTCGAAGGCGCCCGCGAGGGGCCACCGCCACGCCCACGCGCCCGACGCCTCCACGGACACCTCGACCGGGGGACCATCGTCCACCGCAAGCGCGACCCGGTTTGCGCCGCGGGCGAGCCCCGCGACGTGCGCGCAGGGCGGAGGGGCGCACCCGCGTTCGCCCTCGCCGCTCAGGCCCGACCCCTGGGCGGGCGCGAGGATCGAAACCTCGGGCGCGCGCGAGCCGTTTCCCGCCGCAAGCCGGATCTGGGCCGGAAGCGAGGCTCCGAGCGAAGGCGCGGCGGCGACGGCCGTGACGGTGCGCGCGCCGGGCGCGAGGAAGGGGACGGCGGCGGTCCAGAAACCGCCCGCGACGTCGGCGTCGATCCACGGTCCGTCGTCGACGCGCACCCGGACGTCCACGTCGGGCTGGGGCGGATGGACCCGGCCCGCGACCGCGAGCGGTTCGCGGCCGTCGACGCCCGCGCCGTGGCGCGGCGCGAGGATCGCGACGCCGGGGGGCGGCGTGTCGCCCGCGAGGACGGTCGCGAACGCGGAGGCGGACGAGCGGCGGCCGTCGGTCGCGCGCGCCTCGATCACGTGCGCGCCCGAGGCCACGGGAATGGAGACGCTCCAGGCGGCCGCGGGGCGACCCCGCGCGCCGAGCGCGGCCGAATGCCAGGGCCCGTCGTCGACGCGGACCTGCACGTCCGCGACGCCCGTGTCGTTGTCGTACGCCACGCCCGTGACGCGCACGGCCCTCGCGACCCCGGCGCCATCCTCGGGCGCGACGATGCGGACGGTCGGAGGCGCGTCCGCGTCGGCGGTCCCCGCCACCGGGGGCGCAAGCGGCGTCGCGAGCACAAGGAGGGCGAGAAGGATCGGGCGGCGTTTCACGGGAGGCACCCCCGCGTCGGGTTCAGCGGGCACCACCAGGGACCGAGGTCGGTGACCTGGATGGGCACGCCGAAGGCGGGCTCCTTGCGGTACGCCTCGAACGTGACGACGATGCGGTACGCGGGCGACGCGCCGGGCCCGGGATCCACGACGACGTCCCAGTCGCGCCCGCCGGGTCGCGCCTGGAGACGGAACGCGCCGTGATCCGCGTCCTGCGCCCACGAATCGAGCAGCGTCGCCATCCCGTGCGTCGCCGCGTCGTGCACGCTCATCCGGACGCTTCCGGACGTCGCGCGCGCGGTCACGACGAGCGTCGCGTCGGGCGGGACGCCGCGCACGGCGAAGACGCGCGTCGCGTCGACGTCGGGGTCCGCGAAGACGGCGAAGGGGGCCGGCGTGCCCGCGAGGCCCGCGAGGACCTCCTCGTGCGGGGGGACGGGCGCGGCGGCCGGCGCCGCCGGCAGGAGGAGGAGAAGGGCGAGGAGGACGCTGCGCTCGATCAGGGTCCGCGTGAGCAGGTCGATCCGGCCTCCCGACGGGGACCGGGGTCGGGACGCCCCTCACCTTTGCGGTGTCACCGTCGTGAAACGCGCCGTGTACGAAGAATCCTTGACGGACGCGTGCATGTACGACAGATGCGTTCCTGACACAAGCCAACTTTGGATTCGGACCTGAATTTGATCCAGAACGTCGATAATTTTGCCTGCGGGGCGTTCGCCAGCACGGGGCGGCCTCCACCCTCGACCGCCCGCCCGGCGGCTCGAGGGCGAATCTCGTGCGTCGCATCCGGAACGAGGAGGGGGCCTCGTTTCTGCCCGCGAACGAAAGCGAAAACTAGATCGGAGCAGTGGCCTTTGACTAGACTCCGGTCTAGATGTCGCTCGA
This window of the Candidatus Thermoplasmatota archaeon genome carries:
- a CDS encoding metallophosphoesterase — protein: MKPPAPPEILDGAARLLAPGALHLPDARALVVADLHLGFEAAHAARGALMPVGHAVATATAHARALVRETGATTLVVAGDFKHGAGARRLDEAREVRAFIAAVRAAGARVVVARGNHDRGIEAMVGEGVPVVDALDLGGVRVAHGHARVARPRGGLLATGHQHPVLALADAVGAEARFPAFLYAPARGHLVLPSLSPWARGADFVRAPAFQGPVLSRLDPADFEAWGVMDDRVLPFGPLGVLARALAR
- a CDS encoding PKD domain-containing protein, which gives rise to MKRRPILLALLVLATPLAPPVAGTADADAPPTVRIVAPEDGAGVARAVRVTGVAYDNDTGVADVQVRVDDGPWHSAALGARGRPAAAWSVSIPVASGAHVIEARATDGRRSSASAFATVLAGDTPPPGVAILAPRHGAGVDGREPLAVAGRVHPPQPDVDVRVRVDDGPWIDADVAGGFWTAAVPFLAPGARTVTAVAAAPSLGASLPAQIRLAAGNGSRAPEVSILAPAQGSGLSGEGERGCAPPPCAHVAGLARGANRVALAVDDGPPVEVSVEASGAWAWRWPLAGAFEGDHVLEARVPGGIPSQIVVRLGAPHALKATLDPLVAPTFTTLRARAEASSPLASVEWFVDGARVAEGADASFSLARPGFHLVVLKARDGEGNEGVATRWVLATNRPPVAQARLAAPPASAGVPTLLDGSGSHDPDGVVAGWSWRVGRDAAWTPFRGEPLARESFPKRGAHEVSLVVRDDQGAVSNPVSFETVVPNARPAAAFTSDRTVATSLDTIRFSDLSTDRDGPGDLAAWHWSFGDGASSRERHPTHRFPRGVFDVTLTVTDALGEASSASRTITIANIAPRAGFTVVPASPLAMDAALFRDASAKLDGEIVAWHWDFGDGNASREAVAHHVYAAAGAYLVRLAVTDDRGATSIAEREIVVLNHPPIVAVAALPEHADALATVTFAGLARDPDGRIARVLWDFGDAKGCAAPPSADHRLPACDPGLDAEGRLVRHAYARSGLYDVTFTAWDDAGASSSARLAFKVANLPPVARVGGPFKTAPGVPVRVSGEGVDPDGRIVRFAWDLDGDGVAEREGGPVAEARFARAGSHPVTLHVTDDEGASSRATGVVLVEDALTPDAPPTLAVAFPQPGSVVRGRVAFHGAAGDDRGFVEVFWLLARENATVSPSGGRWARATGGGSWSLDLDTRGLENGPYDLRVKASDGRAETHAVVPFVVENAPAGIEGLLLTVDEPVVPGDARLVVAGNAHAPATPLEIRARLDEGPWFPVAVEGTRWRLEMDVSREPIGVRTLAIRAYAAPDRFEETTIPVAIARSGPVVVLSTSPAGPVPAFLRLSGLVESAAPPKLLAWRLDQGPWRPVPGLATPWSLVVATADLAPGRHVVQLRAEGLDGASGPVLEVPFVVAAPEPASAPEEGPAEHARGVPAPGIVAAALAAVIARALARGRRGDRTEARGRP